A part of SAR202 cluster bacterium genomic DNA contains:
- a CDS encoding alpha-ketoacid dehydrogenase subunit beta, translating into MAIKSVIEAVHEAMHEEMIRDQNVIIMGEDIGARGGVFLATQGFVEEFGESRVIDTPLAEASIAGIAIGTAIKGLRPIAEIEFADFIWPAVNQIIGEAARIRYGTKGSVGLPMVIRAPYGGGIRGGLYHSQSVEAYFAHTPGLKVVTPSNPYDTKGLLKSAIRDNDPVVFLEHKKTYRLVRGEVPEGDYTIPIRKADIKRAVTY; encoded by the coding sequence ATGGCAATAAAATCTGTTATTGAAGCTGTACACGAAGCTATGCACGAAGAAATGATCCGAGATCAAAATGTGATAATTATGGGGGAAGACATAGGAGCAAGAGGTGGAGTTTTTCTAGCGACTCAAGGATTTGTTGAAGAATTTGGTGAATCTAGAGTTATTGACACCCCTTTAGCTGAAGCATCAATTGCTGGAATTGCAATTGGTACAGCAATTAAAGGTTTACGTCCAATAGCTGAAATTGAATTTGCTGATTTTATATGGCCTGCTGTCAATCAAATAATAGGAGAAGCAGCACGTATCAGATATGGAACAAAAGGTAGTGTAGGATTACCTATGGTTATTCGGGCTCCATATGGTGGTGGTATTAGAGGTGGGTTATATCACTCACAAAGTGTTGAAGCGTATTTTGCTCATACACCAGGTCTCAAAGTTGTTACTCCTTCAAATCCTTATGATACGAAAGGTCTTTTAAAATCTGCGATTAGAGATAATGACCCTGTTGTTTTCCTTGAACACAAAAAAACCTATAGGCTTGTACGTGGCGAAGTTCCAGAAGGAGATTATACGATACCTATCCGTAAGGCTGATATAAAACGGGCAGTTACCTATA